A single region of the Vanessa tameamea isolate UH-Manoa-2023 chromosome 18, ilVanTame1 primary haplotype, whole genome shotgun sequence genome encodes:
- the LOC113400187 gene encoding glutamate receptor ionotropic, NMDA 3A-like: protein MVYFEHTTTIIILLHISYICADLEVANDENIKHNDVIKSAVEIANKNFEYRISTVIISHDVEESILNQFIKFYRGTVTLERNDKVPTKQVVILIESYLSLIRILGKLKPDLKGKTMLHSDAYYIIVVLSYPHRLRRIYSLLWGYYATNVVTVVTNKDKRIALFTYYPYKNHLSCQNLEPTLIGFWGDGEVMEKDLFPDKMINMNGCPLYISTNKLYHPATEQKIPLEIIKRAIIRYLRDIMNFTPILSSRDFLSIDSDGAKNWSETLDDILTGSANISTCSIAPGMDRVGILDYSVPYFRISLAWLAPPLVPGPIWWRLFSPLNGYLWLILLLVILFVKSIPFTLNFKRIKMFCFKNFKHADKLHDVVIRIWAVLMGQPIRVEPKRFRDFYILSLWIWFTFVVRSAYQSVLIGALKSDVVVGNFVDLKDACNNGYKFGGRAGVLAHFEHDTFIRENFEVVPEREFENVFQEVLGGKKKFIIALSLEYVKAYCMSKGINENECGYILPDSIMKIPLVIWMGKNSAFMRPLSLWLIRLLESGLLEKDTVKMYSKTTMKVLEPSALNNKQVFSCILCLLVGYLVSAIVFIFEIIKFKSDKTGILKESKKIMVIKYQKHKIQFSK from the coding sequence ATGGTCTATTTTGAGCACACTACgactattataatacttttgcACATTAGTTATATATGTGCAGATTTGGAAGTAgcaaatgatgaaaatattaagCATAATGATGTTATAAAAAGTGCTGTAGAAATCGCTAATAAGAATTTTGAATACCGAATATCTACCGTGATAATATCACATGATGTAGaagaatcaattttaaatcaattcatCAAGTTCTATCGTGGAACAGTTACTTTGGAGAGAAATGATAAGGTACCAACGAAACAGgtagttattttaatagaatcatATTTGTCGCTTATAAGAATACTCGGAAAATTGAAACCAGATCTAAAAGGGAAAACCATGCTCCACAGCGATGCGTATTACATAATAGTTGTTCTCTCCTATCCACATAGACTACGGCGTATATATAGCCTTCTTTGGGGTTACTATGCTACTAATGTGGTAACTGTCGTCACTAATAAAGACAAACGAATAGCATTGTTTACTTATTATCCGTACAAAAATCATTTAAGCTGCCAAAATTTGGAACCTACTCTCATTGGCTTTTGGGGCGACGGTGAAGTAATGGAAAAAGATTTATTTCCAGATAAGATGATTAACATGAACGGTTGTCCTCTTTACATATCAACTAATAAACTATATCATCCAGCAACAGAGCAGAAAATtcctttagaaataattaaaagagcTATAATACGGTACCTCAGGGACATCATGAATTTCACGCCCATTCTTTCGAGCAGGGATTTTCTCAGTATCGACTCGGATGGAGCCAAGAATTGGTCTGAAACTTTAGATGACATCTTAACGGGTAGTGCTAATATCTCAACTTGTAGCATTGCACCTGGAATGGATAGAGTGGGCATATTAGACTACTCGGTACCATATTTTAGAATTAGCTTAGCATGGCTAGCACCGCCTCTAGTCCCAGGACCAATTTGGTGGCGTCTATTTTCACCACTAAATGGATATCTATGGCTCATACTTTTACTCGttatactttttgttaaatcaatACCGTTCACTTTGAACTTTAAACGTATTAAGATGTTTtgctttaagaattttaaacatGCGGATAAATTGCACGATGTAGTTATAAGAATTTGGGCTGTTTTAATGGGTCAGCCAATTAGGGTTGAGCCGAAGCGTTTTAGAGATTTCTATATCCTGAGTCTTTGGATATGGTTTACATTTGTAGTAAGAAGTGCCTACCAAAGTGTCCTCATCGGAGCTTTGAAGTCGGATGTTGTAGTTGGTAATTTTGTTGATTTGAAAGATGCTTGCAATAATGGATACAAGTTTGGAGGCAGAGCGGGTGTATTAGCTCATTTTGAACATGATACCTTTATACGTGAAAACTTTGAAGTTGTACCTGAGAGGGAGTTCGAAAATGTTTTTCAAGAAGTTTTAGGAGGcaagaaaaagttcattattgcCTTGTCACTCGAATACGTAAAGGCGTATTGCATGTCTAAGGggataaatgaaaatgaatgtgGCTACATCCTTCCCGATTCTATCATGAAAATTCCCTTAGTGATATGGATGGGTAAAAATTCAGCTTTTATGAGGCCACTCTCTCTGTGGCTCATACGTCTTTTGGAAAGTGGCTTATTAGAAAAAGATACTGTAAAGATGTATAGCAAGACTACCATGAAAGTACTCGAACCAAGTGCTTTGAATAATAAACAAGTATTTAGCTGCATTTTGTGTCTTTTAGTTggatatttagtatcagcaatagtattcatatttgaaataattaaatttaaaagtgataAGACCGGTATATTAAAGGAATCGAAGAAAATAATGGTTATAAAATATcagaaacataaaatacaattttccaaataa